In Xanthomonas sacchari, a genomic segment contains:
- the mltB gene encoding lytic murein transglycosylase B: MIRRSLICLLTLGLVACATQPKAPSSPPQASAPPPAPRPASPVEAAPEAVQAPPVDLTPVPFEVARANFVRDTAARYGLDPAQIEATLAQAQFKDAIVAAMSRPAERVKPWSEYRPMFISQARIDGGRAFLAAHRDELQRVQARTGVPAEIIVAIIGVETSYGKNAGSYRVLDALYTLAFRYPRSGDPAKLEREVRRELFFRDELGQLFALGREENLDVTTLIGSYAGAMGLGQFMPSSYRQFAVDGDGDGKRNLFTDYDDAFSSIANYFVKKGGWVRGGLVAVPATLRPGAEEFNPTDWTPTYTLADLAARGYTPNVPVPAGATATPIALDGSAGKQYWLGFQNYYAITRYNISKMYAMAVYQLSQAIAGKELPPA; this comes from the coding sequence ATGATCCGACGCTCGCTGATTTGCCTGCTCACGCTTGGCCTGGTCGCATGCGCGACCCAGCCCAAGGCGCCGTCTTCGCCGCCGCAGGCCAGCGCGCCGCCGCCGGCCCCGCGCCCGGCATCGCCGGTGGAGGCCGCGCCCGAGGCGGTGCAGGCGCCCCCGGTGGACCTGACCCCGGTCCCGTTCGAGGTCGCCCGCGCCAATTTCGTCCGCGACACCGCGGCCCGGTACGGCCTGGATCCGGCGCAGATCGAGGCGACCCTGGCGCAGGCGCAGTTCAAGGATGCGATCGTGGCGGCGATGTCGCGGCCGGCCGAGCGGGTCAAGCCGTGGAGCGAGTACCGGCCGATGTTCATCAGCCAGGCGCGCATCGACGGCGGCCGCGCCTTCCTGGCCGCGCACCGCGACGAATTGCAGCGCGTGCAGGCGCGTACCGGCGTGCCGGCCGAGATCATCGTGGCGATCATCGGCGTGGAGACCAGCTACGGCAAGAACGCCGGCTCCTACCGCGTGCTGGACGCGCTGTACACACTGGCGTTCCGCTATCCGCGCAGCGGCGACCCGGCCAAGCTCGAGCGCGAGGTGCGCCGCGAACTGTTCTTCCGCGACGAGCTGGGCCAGCTGTTCGCGCTGGGCCGCGAGGAAAACCTGGACGTCACCACCCTGATCGGCAGCTACGCCGGCGCGATGGGCCTGGGCCAGTTCATGCCGTCCAGCTACCGGCAGTTCGCGGTCGACGGCGATGGCGACGGCAAGCGCAACCTGTTCACCGACTACGACGACGCGTTCTCGTCCATCGCCAACTACTTCGTCAAGAAGGGCGGCTGGGTGCGCGGCGGCCTGGTCGCGGTGCCGGCCACGTTGCGTCCCGGCGCCGAGGAATTCAATCCGACCGACTGGACGCCGACCTACACCCTGGCCGACCTGGCCGCGCGCGGCTACACGCCGAACGTGCCGGTGCCGGCCGGCGCCACCGCCACGCCGATCGCGCTCGACGGCAGCGCCGGCAAGCAGTACTGGCTGGGCTTCCAGAACTACTACGCGATCACCCGCTACAACATTTCCAAGATGTACGCGATGGCCGTGTATCAATTGTCCCAGGCCATCGCCGGCAAGGAGTTAC
- a CDS encoding NAD-dependent succinate-semialdehyde dehydrogenase: MTYATRNPYTGELLASFPDVTDAQVLDAIDAADVAFRQWKQTSFAERARVMHAAAQLLRDNTREYAQLLTLEMGKLIGEAEAEVRLSADIFTYYAVNAERLLAPEHLPVADPAEGRAMVVHEPLGVLLAIEPWNFPYYQIARIIAPQLSAGNTVLLKHASNVPQCAAKFEALMAEAGLPAGAFVNLYATRGQVETILNDPRVHGVALTGSEGAGAIVAAQAAKALKKSTMELGGADAFVVLDDAPLEKTVKWAVFGRHWNGGQVCVSSKRMIVVQEVYEPFLQRYRAGVAALRAGDPMDPATTLAPLSSQGAADDLKRQIAEAVRHGATATEVGPPVPVHGAFVQPTILTAVAPDNPAYHQEFFGPVSMVFRAKDEDDAVRIANDSPFGLGGSVFTGDDARGVAVARRISTGMVFVNHPTMVKADLPFGGLRRSGYGRELIGLGIKEFVNHKLIDVVEIDAPF, translated from the coding sequence ATGACGTATGCGACCCGCAATCCCTATACCGGCGAACTGCTCGCCAGCTTTCCCGACGTCACCGATGCGCAGGTGCTGGACGCGATCGACGCCGCCGACGTCGCCTTCCGGCAATGGAAGCAGACCTCCTTCGCCGAACGCGCCAGGGTGATGCATGCGGCAGCGCAGCTGCTGCGCGACAACACGCGCGAGTACGCCCAATTGCTGACGCTGGAGATGGGCAAGCTGATCGGCGAGGCCGAAGCCGAGGTGCGGCTGTCGGCGGACATCTTCACCTACTACGCGGTCAACGCCGAACGCCTGCTGGCGCCGGAGCATCTGCCGGTGGCCGATCCGGCCGAGGGCAGGGCGATGGTGGTGCACGAACCGCTGGGCGTGCTGCTGGCGATCGAGCCGTGGAACTTTCCGTACTACCAGATCGCGCGGATCATCGCCCCGCAACTGTCGGCCGGTAACACCGTGCTGCTCAAGCATGCCTCCAACGTGCCGCAGTGCGCGGCCAAGTTCGAGGCGCTGATGGCCGAGGCAGGGCTGCCGGCGGGAGCCTTCGTCAATCTGTACGCCACCCGCGGCCAGGTCGAGACCATCCTCAACGACCCGCGCGTGCACGGCGTGGCGCTCACCGGGTCGGAAGGCGCCGGTGCCATCGTCGCCGCACAGGCGGCCAAGGCGCTGAAGAAGTCGACCATGGAGCTGGGCGGTGCCGACGCTTTCGTGGTGCTGGACGATGCGCCGCTGGAGAAGACGGTGAAGTGGGCGGTGTTCGGCCGCCACTGGAACGGCGGCCAGGTCTGCGTGTCGTCCAAGCGCATGATCGTGGTGCAGGAGGTGTACGAGCCGTTCCTGCAGCGCTACCGCGCCGGCGTGGCGGCCTTGCGTGCCGGCGACCCGATGGATCCGGCGACCACGCTGGCGCCGCTGTCCTCGCAGGGCGCGGCCGACGACCTGAAGCGGCAGATCGCCGAGGCGGTCAGGCATGGCGCCACCGCGACCGAGGTCGGCCCGCCGGTGCCGGTGCATGGCGCGTTCGTGCAGCCGACCATCCTCACCGCCGTCGCCCCGGACAACCCCGCCTACCACCAGGAATTCTTCGGCCCGGTGTCCATGGTGTTCCGCGCCAAGGACGAGGACGACGCGGTGCGCATCGCCAACGATTCGCCGTTCGGCCTCGGCGGTTCGGTATTCACCGGCGACGATGCGCGCGGCGTGGCGGTGGCCAGGCGCATCTCCACCGGCATGGTGTTCGTCAACCATCCGACCATGGTCAAGGCCGACCTGCCGTTCGGCGGGCTGCGCCGTTCCGGCTACGGGCGCGAACTGATCGGGCTGGGCATCAAGGAATTCGTCAATCACAAGTTGATCGACGTGGTCGAGATCGACGCGCCGTTCTGA